From Candidatus Latescibacterota bacterium:
TCAAAGCCCAGTCCCTTGGTCACAAGTTTCTTGTCGAGGTTCGAAGCGGGGACTGTCATGTGGTGCCATTTGCCGAGAAAATCAGTAAATTTAAGATCGATCAGCCGTATGTCG
This genomic window contains:
- a CDS encoding glutamine synthetase, whose product is MNGFCMYSDGRREGGPDIFSSIAKLRTEIKKHDIRLIDLKFTDFLGKWHHMTVPASNLDKKLVTKGLGF